The following are encoded together in the Phenylobacterium sp. NIBR 498073 genome:
- a CDS encoding magnesium transporter CorA family protein yields the protein MLNLLRRTGRGLAPEVVADGWRPGEDIIWIDLVSPTPEEERAVEQAYGIDLPTREEIAHVEPSSRLYQEDGATFLTATLLARADEPHPVATPVTFVLLADLLITVRYEPLKAFSIFAQRCAKLPLGDGGEAALELLDAIVERCAEVLEQQSALVHETSVAIFNRPPSTAFGPLLTDLARAQSITSMARKSLVSLSRLASFAALAPEFQKQESRRSHLISIQHDVQALTEHSSFTSGHISFLLDAALGLINIEQNSIIKFFSVVAVVFLPPTLVASIYGMNFDVMPELHWIFGYPLALLLMVITGVTPFIWFKKKGWL from the coding sequence ATGCTGAACCTGCTTCGCCGCACCGGCAGGGGGCTTGCGCCTGAAGTCGTCGCCGATGGCTGGCGGCCCGGCGAAGACATCATCTGGATCGATCTGGTCTCGCCGACGCCCGAGGAGGAGCGCGCCGTCGAGCAGGCCTATGGGATCGACCTGCCGACCCGCGAAGAGATCGCCCACGTCGAGCCGTCTTCGCGCCTCTATCAGGAAGATGGCGCGACCTTCCTGACCGCCACCCTGTTGGCCCGCGCCGACGAGCCGCATCCCGTCGCCACGCCGGTGACCTTCGTGCTGCTGGCCGACCTGCTGATCACCGTCCGTTACGAGCCGCTGAAGGCGTTCTCGATCTTCGCCCAACGCTGCGCCAAGCTCCCGCTAGGCGACGGCGGCGAGGCGGCGCTGGAGCTGCTCGACGCCATCGTCGAGCGCTGCGCCGAAGTGCTTGAGCAGCAGTCGGCCCTGGTTCACGAGACTTCGGTGGCGATCTTCAACCGTCCGCCCAGCACCGCCTTCGGGCCGCTGCTCACCGACCTGGCGCGCGCCCAGTCGATCACCTCGATGGCCCGCAAGAGCCTGGTCTCGCTCAGCCGCCTGGCCAGCTTCGCGGCCCTGGCTCCGGAGTTCCAGAAACAGGAGAGCCGGCGCAGCCACCTGATCTCGATCCAGCATGACGTCCAGGCCCTGACCGAGCATTCCAGCTTCACCTCCGGCCACATCTCCTTCCTGCTCGACGCGGCTCTCGGCCTGATCAACATCGAGCAGAACAGCATCATCAAGTTCTTCTCTGTTGTCGCAGTCGTCTTCCTGCCGCCGACGCTGGTCGCGTCTATATATGGGATGAACTTCGACGTGATGCCGGAACTGCACTGGATATTTGGGTATCCATTGGCTCTTCTGCTTATGGTTATCACGGGAGTTACCCCGTTCATCTGGTTCAAGAAGAAGGGCTGGCTGTAG
- a CDS encoding CHAP domain-containing protein yields MLKRPRAVIGSLAAAAVMFFAPISGAMADTYWQCVPFARLISGVQIYGDAWTWWRQAVGKYETGFSPKAGAVLCFKPTGKMRLGHVAVVSQVLTDRVIQITHANWSRIGGTRGQIEKDVTVIDVSPAGDWSQVKVWYDPVRDLGSSTYPTHGFIYQDANALRMASNKLNGAQNTALAVAQGAANQVASVVRPGAGPLQMLSQAADSTDRIAALIQAATQMTPPAESN; encoded by the coding sequence ATGCTTAAACGACCGAGGGCCGTGATCGGCTCCCTGGCCGCCGCGGCGGTTATGTTCTTTGCTCCGATCTCGGGTGCGATGGCCGATACCTATTGGCAGTGCGTCCCGTTCGCGCGGCTGATTTCCGGCGTCCAGATCTACGGCGATGCGTGGACCTGGTGGCGTCAGGCGGTCGGCAAGTACGAAACCGGCTTCAGCCCCAAGGCGGGAGCCGTCCTCTGCTTCAAGCCCACCGGCAAGATGCGTCTCGGCCACGTGGCCGTGGTCAGCCAGGTGCTGACCGACCGCGTCATTCAGATCACCCACGCCAACTGGTCGCGCATCGGCGGGACCCGCGGCCAGATCGAGAAGGACGTCACGGTCATCGACGTCTCGCCGGCCGGCGACTGGTCGCAGGTCAAGGTCTGGTACGATCCGGTGCGTGACCTGGGCTCGTCGACCTATCCGACCCACGGCTTCATCTACCAGGACGCCAACGCGCTCCGCATGGCGAGCAACAAGCTCAACGGCGCGCAGAACACCGCTCTCGCCGTGGCCCAGGGCGCGGCCAACCAGGTCGCCTCGGTCGTCCGTCCGGGCGCCGGCCCGCTGCAGATGCTGAGCCAGGCCGCCGACTCCACCGACCGGATCGCCGCCCTCATTCAGGCCGCGACCCAGATGACCCCGCCGGCCGAGTCGAACTGA
- a CDS encoding VOC family protein — protein MKFVDRYPIIVTPRLGDCRDFWIAHLGFEVVFEADWFVLLAADGATLAFMHPNHPSSPPGPQAFSGHGMCFELQVEDATLAYEEFRDRGLRVDYALAHEPFGQLRFGFFDPSGLWVDVVEQVEPAEGFWDRYMTAAA, from the coding sequence ATGAAATTCGTCGACCGCTATCCGATCATCGTCACGCCCAGGCTTGGGGACTGCCGCGACTTCTGGATCGCGCATCTAGGGTTCGAGGTCGTGTTCGAGGCCGACTGGTTCGTCTTGCTGGCCGCCGACGGCGCGACCCTGGCCTTCATGCATCCGAACCATCCGTCGAGCCCGCCGGGGCCGCAGGCGTTCTCGGGCCACGGCATGTGCTTCGAGCTGCAGGTCGAGGACGCCACCCTGGCCTACGAGGAGTTTCGCGACCGCGGCCTGCGGGTCGACTACGCCCTGGCCCACGAGCCGTTCGGCCAGCTGCGTTTCGGCTTCTTCGACCCCTCCGGTCTCTGGGTCGACGTGGTCGAGCAGGTCGAGCCGGCCGAAGGCTTCTGGGACCGCTACATGACCGCGGCGGCCTAA
- a CDS encoding TetR/AcrR family transcriptional regulator encodes MGVKAQRAAATRTRLVAAARALFAADGYAATGTEAILAAAGVTRGALYHHFADKQALFAAVCEQLHEEAERAIEADADAQGSAFDGLTAGCLAFLDFMAAPQVRRILILDAPSVLGWEAWNEMDRRHGFGLLIAGVQAAIDEGSLGGDPETLAVMINGALNYGVVWAGHGEGPEALMRLKSSFIETMARLRR; translated from the coding sequence ATGGGCGTAAAGGCGCAGCGGGCGGCGGCGACGCGGACGCGGCTGGTGGCGGCGGCGCGTGCGCTGTTCGCCGCCGACGGATATGCGGCGACCGGCACGGAGGCGATCCTGGCGGCGGCCGGCGTGACGCGGGGCGCGCTCTATCACCACTTCGCCGACAAGCAGGCCCTGTTCGCGGCGGTCTGCGAGCAGCTGCACGAGGAGGCCGAGCGCGCGATCGAGGCCGACGCAGACGCGCAAGGCTCGGCCTTCGACGGGCTGACGGCCGGCTGCCTCGCCTTTCTCGACTTCATGGCCGCCCCGCAGGTGCGCCGGATCCTGATCCTCGACGCACCCAGCGTGCTGGGTTGGGAGGCCTGGAACGAGATGGATCGCCGGCACGGTTTCGGACTGCTGATCGCGGGCGTGCAGGCGGCGATCGACGAAGGCAGCCTGGGCGGCGACCCCGAAACCCTGGCGGTGATGATCAACGGGGCGCTGAATTACGGGGTGGTCTGGGCCGGCCACGGCGAGGGGCCTGAGGCGCTGATGCGGCTGAAATCGAGTTTTATTGAGACCATGGCCCGCTTGCGGCGATGA
- a CDS encoding TerC family protein has product MDTLMTLAADPAVWAALITLIVMEVVLGIDNLIFISILSNKLPPEHRTKARRIGIGLALIMRLVLLSTLAFIVGLTAPVFELPWHGALDENGKPAWELAFSWRDLILIAGGLFLVWKATTEIHHTLDPTPNDDVFDSKKAVAKNFGAAIIQIIMLDLVFSIDSILTAVGMTEHLPVMVIAVIVAVTVMLLAADPLANFINNNPTVVMLALGFLLMIGTVLIADGFGVHVPKGYIYAAMAFSALVEGLNMWSRNAAKKREALGQDATKH; this is encoded by the coding sequence ATGGACACCCTTATGACCCTAGCTGCTGATCCGGCCGTGTGGGCGGCGCTGATCACGCTCATCGTCATGGAGGTGGTCCTTGGCATCGACAACCTCATCTTCATCTCCATCCTCTCGAACAAGCTGCCCCCCGAACACCGCACCAAGGCCCGCCGGATCGGCATCGGTCTGGCCCTGATCATGCGCCTGGTGCTGCTGTCGACCCTGGCCTTCATCGTCGGCCTGACCGCGCCGGTGTTCGAGCTGCCCTGGCACGGGGCGCTGGACGAGAATGGCAAGCCGGCCTGGGAGCTGGCCTTCTCGTGGCGCGACCTGATCCTGATCGCCGGCGGCCTGTTCCTGGTCTGGAAGGCGACCACCGAGATCCACCACACCCTCGATCCGACTCCGAACGACGACGTGTTCGACTCCAAGAAGGCGGTCGCCAAGAACTTCGGCGCGGCCATCATCCAGATCATCATGCTGGACCTGGTGTTCTCGATCGACTCGATCCTGACCGCCGTGGGCATGACCGAACACCTGCCGGTCATGGTGATCGCGGTGATCGTGGCGGTGACGGTGATGCTGCTGGCCGCCGACCCGCTGGCCAACTTCATCAACAACAACCCGACCGTGGTGATGCTGGCCCTGGGCTTCCTGCTGATGATCGGCACCGTGCTGATCGCCGACGGCTTCGGGGTGCACGTGCCGAAGGGCTACATCTACGCGGCGATGGCGTTCTCGGCGCTGGTCGAGGGGCTGAACATGTGGAGCCGCAACGCCGCCAAAAAGCGCGAGGCGTTGGGCCAGGACGCGACCAAGCACTGA
- a CDS encoding primosomal protein N', protein MSRIASVLLPMPLPEAFDYAEPEGMELVVGDQVAAPLGPRLLRGVVVALREGAGGNRPLKALDSKLDSPPLPPGAIEFVQWAARYSVDAPGQPLAIAIRGARAPKAKPHKLLEATGVTPARATPARQKVLEAAAGGPQTPADLARAAGVSAGVVKGLVEEGALALRLVEEPAAFPEPDLARAGHALNASQAAAAQALQAMVAEGGFNVALLDGVTGSGKTEVYLEAVAAALAKDPAAQVLVMLPEIALTQAVIARFVERFGVEPAEWHSDVAPPMRRRTWDAVATGAARIVIGARSALFLPFTHLSLIVVDEEHDGSYKQDEGFIYQARDLSVMRGKIEGAGVILASATPSLETLRNAETGRYRWLKLTSRHGTAQLPDITLIDLKATPPPSGRWLSPPLVDAMGQTLAAGEQTLLFLNRRGYAPLVLCKACGEKLTSPDTDSWLVEHRYSGRLVCHLTGFSMPKPDKCPHCGAKDSLTSIGPGVERVEEEARHLFPDARIAVFSSDTVWDAKEARRLVDAMADGEIDILVATQAAAKGHNFPKLTLVGVVDADLGLRGGDLRAAERTYQLLAQATGRAGRRDRPGRALLQTYAPEHSVMQALKAQDRDAFVEAEMAEREIMKLPPFGRLGAIVVSGPDAAALEAFAREMAKVAPNAEGVEVYGPADAPLALVRGRRRKRFLVRADRNVDLSAYLATWRARVRPPGAIRVAIDVDPYSFL, encoded by the coding sequence ATGAGCCGCATCGCCTCCGTCCTGCTTCCCATGCCCCTGCCCGAGGCGTTCGACTACGCCGAGCCGGAAGGGATGGAGCTCGTCGTCGGCGACCAGGTCGCCGCGCCATTGGGGCCGCGGCTGCTGCGCGGCGTGGTCGTCGCCCTGCGCGAGGGGGCGGGCGGCAACCGGCCGCTGAAGGCCCTCGACAGCAAGCTGGATTCGCCGCCGCTGCCGCCCGGGGCCATCGAGTTCGTGCAGTGGGCGGCGCGCTACTCGGTCGACGCGCCGGGCCAGCCGCTGGCCATCGCCATCCGCGGCGCCCGCGCCCCCAAGGCCAAGCCGCACAAGCTGCTGGAGGCCACGGGCGTCACGCCCGCCCGCGCGACGCCGGCCCGTCAGAAGGTGCTGGAGGCCGCCGCCGGCGGCCCGCAGACGCCTGCCGATCTCGCCCGCGCCGCCGGGGTCTCGGCCGGCGTCGTCAAGGGGCTGGTCGAGGAGGGGGCCCTGGCCCTGCGCCTCGTCGAGGAACCGGCGGCCTTTCCCGAGCCCGACCTCGCCCGCGCCGGCCACGCGCTGAACGCCAGCCAGGCCGCGGCCGCGCAGGCCCTGCAGGCCATGGTCGCCGAGGGCGGCTTCAACGTCGCCCTGCTCGACGGGGTCACCGGCTCGGGCAAGACCGAGGTCTACCTGGAGGCGGTCGCCGCCGCCCTGGCCAAGGATCCCGCCGCCCAGGTGCTGGTCATGCTGCCCGAGATCGCTCTGACCCAGGCGGTGATCGCCCGGTTCGTGGAACGCTTCGGGGTCGAACCGGCCGAATGGCACTCCGACGTCGCCCCGCCGATGCGCCGCCGCACCTGGGACGCGGTCGCCACCGGCGCCGCCCGCATCGTCATCGGCGCCCGCTCGGCCCTGTTCCTGCCGTTCACGCATCTGTCGCTGATCGTCGTCGATGAGGAGCACGACGGCTCCTACAAGCAGGACGAGGGCTTCATCTACCAGGCCCGCGACCTCTCGGTGATGCGCGGCAAGATCGAGGGCGCGGGCGTGATCCTGGCCTCGGCCACGCCGTCGCTGGAGACCCTGCGCAACGCCGAGACCGGCCGCTACCGCTGGCTGAAGCTGACCAGCCGCCACGGGACCGCGCAGCTGCCCGACATCACCCTGATCGACCTGAAGGCGACACCGCCGCCGTCCGGGCGCTGGCTGTCGCCGCCGCTGGTCGACGCGATGGGCCAGACCCTGGCCGCCGGCGAGCAGACCCTGCTGTTCCTCAATCGTCGCGGCTACGCCCCGCTGGTGCTGTGCAAGGCCTGCGGCGAGAAGCTGACCTCGCCCGACACCGACTCGTGGCTGGTCGAGCACCGCTACAGCGGCCGCCTGGTCTGCCACCTGACCGGCTTCTCCATGCCCAAGCCCGACAAGTGCCCGCACTGCGGGGCCAAGGACAGCCTGACCTCGATCGGTCCCGGGGTCGAGCGGGTGGAGGAGGAGGCCCGCCATCTGTTTCCGGACGCCCGCATCGCGGTGTTCTCGTCCGACACCGTCTGGGACGCCAAGGAGGCGCGCCGCCTGGTCGACGCCATGGCCGACGGCGAGATCGACATCCTGGTGGCGACGCAAGCCGCCGCCAAGGGCCACAACTTTCCGAAGCTGACCCTGGTGGGCGTGGTCGACGCCGATCTCGGCCTGCGCGGCGGCGACCTGCGCGCGGCCGAGCGGACCTACCAGCTGCTGGCCCAGGCCACCGGCCGGGCCGGCCGCCGCGACCGCCCGGGTCGCGCCCTCCTGCAGACCTACGCCCCCGAACATTCGGTGATGCAGGCGCTGAAGGCTCAGGACCGAGACGCCTTCGTCGAGGCCGAGATGGCCGAGCGCGAGATCATGAAGCTGCCGCCGTTCGGGCGGCTGGGGGCGATCGTGGTGTCGGGCCCCGATGCGGCGGCGCTGGAGGCCTTCGCCCGCGAGATGGCCAAGGTCGCGCCCAACGCCGAGGGTGTGGAGGTCTACGGTCCGGCCGACGCGCCGCTCGCCCTCGTGCGCGGCCGGCGGCGCAAGCGCTTCCTGGTCCGCGCCGACCGCAATGTCGACCTCTCGGCCTACCTCGCCACCTGGCGCGCCCGCGTGCGGCCGCCCGGCGCGATCCGGGTGGCCATCGACGTCGATCCGTACAGTTTTCTGTAG
- the fsa gene encoding fructose-6-phosphate aldolase → MQLFLDTTDIGLLKELTATGLVDGVTTNPTLIAKSGRPMLEVIAEICELVEGPVSAEVAATEVEGMLAEGAKLAAIAPNVVVKLPLTRNGLIATAEFAVQGIQTNVTLCFTAAQALLAAKAGASYISPFIGRLDDYGAEGMTLIEEIRAIYDNYGFDTEILAASIRTPAHVTAAALAGADCATIPPTTFADLFKHPLTEKGLEQFLSDWAKTGQSIL, encoded by the coding sequence ATGCAGCTCTTCCTCGACACCACCGACATCGGCCTGCTCAAGGAGCTCACCGCCACCGGCCTGGTGGACGGGGTGACCACCAACCCGACCCTGATCGCCAAGTCCGGCCGTCCAATGCTGGAGGTGATCGCCGAGATTTGCGAGCTCGTCGAGGGCCCGGTCAGCGCCGAGGTCGCCGCCACCGAGGTCGAAGGCATGCTGGCCGAAGGCGCCAAGCTGGCCGCGATCGCCCCGAACGTGGTGGTCAAGCTGCCGCTGACCCGCAACGGCCTGATCGCCACCGCCGAGTTCGCGGTGCAGGGCATCCAGACCAACGTCACCCTGTGCTTCACCGCCGCCCAGGCGCTGCTCGCCGCCAAGGCCGGAGCCAGCTACATCTCGCCGTTCATCGGCCGCCTGGACGATTACGGCGCCGAAGGCATGACCCTGATCGAAGAGATCCGCGCGATCTACGACAACTACGGCTTCGACACCGAGATCCTGGCCGCCTCGATCCGAACCCCGGCCCACGTCACCGCCGCGGCCCTGGCCGGCGCCGACTGCGCGACCATTCCGCCCACGACCTTCGCCGACCTTTTCAAGCACCCGTTAACCGAAAAGGGTCTTGAACAGTTCCTCAGCGACTGGGCCAAGACGGGCCAGTCCATCCTGTAG
- a CDS encoding DUF484 family protein — protein sequence MSGAKAKEHSLEPREVRAFLSDNPDFLRGDVALLAELGLRADAANVIDFGPAALARVHEAHKRESSARKHLEATARANFAAQAQTHGAVVDMLESRNHADLARRVDELAQLRFGLIGGVVALEGPERTPAGWRMLIEGQIDMIIGHDRVALMGFEPVALGLFGDRAPQVRSMAMVRMAIWEPSREGLLAFGSADEHGFTEDMGVELVAFLARVVERTAERWPVL from the coding sequence ATGAGCGGGGCGAAGGCGAAGGAACACAGTCTCGAGCCCCGCGAGGTCCGCGCCTTCCTGTCGGACAATCCGGACTTCCTGCGCGGCGACGTAGCGCTGCTGGCCGAGCTCGGCCTGCGCGCCGACGCGGCTAATGTGATCGACTTCGGCCCCGCCGCCCTGGCCCGCGTGCACGAGGCGCACAAGCGCGAAAGCAGCGCCCGCAAGCACCTGGAAGCCACCGCCCGCGCCAACTTCGCCGCCCAGGCCCAGACCCACGGCGCGGTCGTCGACATGCTGGAATCGCGCAACCATGCGGACCTCGCCCGCCGGGTCGACGAGCTGGCGCAGCTGCGCTTCGGCCTGATCGGCGGCGTGGTCGCCTTGGAAGGACCCGAGCGCACCCCGGCCGGCTGGCGGATGCTGATCGAGGGCCAGATCGACATGATCATCGGCCACGACCGGGTGGCGCTGATGGGCTTCGAACCCGTCGCGCTCGGCCTGTTCGGCGATCGCGCGCCTCAGGTCCGCTCCATGGCCATGGTCCGCATGGCGATCTGGGAGCCGTCGCGCGAGGGCCTGCTGGCCTTCGGCTCGGCCGACGAGCACGGCTTCACGGAGGACATGGGCGTCGAGCTGGTCGCCTTCCTGGCCCGGGTCGTCGAACGCACGGCGGAGCGGTGGCCGGTCCTGTGA
- a CDS encoding tyrosine recombinase XerC encodes MAGPVTSARQALASWLEHLAKERRASPRTVEAYAFAGGRYISFLERHRGEALSLSDMGTLAPSEIRAWLAHLRQGDHPLSARSLSQSLSAIRTFHKFLDRRLDTPNAAIALVRGPRVVPSAPRPVSEDQAAGLIAEPAFDPTCDDWEVSRDQAVLTLLYGCGLRISEALSLKRSDAPVPDTLRILGKGGKTRMVPVLPAVQAAIAAYVADLPFVLAPDDALFRAKRGGPLSPRHVQATVQSLRGRLGLPDSATPHALRHSFATHLLGAGADLRSIQELLGHASLSTTQRYTEVDAASLLSAYAKAHPHA; translated from the coding sequence GTGGCCGGTCCTGTGACCAGCGCCCGCCAGGCGCTCGCCTCCTGGCTGGAGCACCTGGCCAAGGAGCGCCGCGCCTCGCCCCGCACGGTCGAGGCCTACGCCTTCGCCGGCGGCCGCTACATCAGCTTTCTTGAGCGCCATCGCGGCGAGGCGCTGAGCCTCTCAGACATGGGAACCCTGGCCCCCAGCGAGATCCGCGCCTGGCTGGCGCACCTGCGCCAGGGCGACCATCCGCTGTCGGCGCGCTCGCTGTCGCAATCGCTTTCGGCGATCCGCACCTTCCACAAGTTCCTCGACCGCCGGCTGGACACCCCCAACGCCGCCATCGCCCTGGTGCGCGGCCCGCGCGTCGTCCCCTCTGCGCCGCGGCCGGTCAGCGAGGACCAGGCCGCCGGCCTGATCGCCGAGCCGGCCTTCGACCCGACCTGCGACGACTGGGAGGTCAGCCGCGACCAGGCGGTGCTGACCCTGCTCTACGGCTGCGGCCTGCGGATCTCCGAGGCGCTGTCGCTGAAACGCTCGGACGCGCCGGTCCCCGACACGCTGCGCATCCTGGGCAAGGGCGGCAAGACCCGCATGGTCCCGGTGCTGCCGGCGGTGCAGGCGGCGATCGCCGCCTATGTCGCCGACCTGCCGTTCGTATTGGCGCCGGACGATGCGCTGTTCCGCGCCAAGCGCGGCGGCCCCTTGAGCCCGCGCCACGTGCAGGCGACCGTGCAGTCCCTGCGCGGCCGGCTCGGTTTGCCCGACAGCGCCACGCCGCACGCCCTGCGTCACTCGTTCGCCACCCACCTGCTGGGGGCCGGCGCCGATCTGCGCTCGATCCAGGAACTGCTGGGCCACGCCTCGCTGTCGACCACCCAGCGCTACACCGAAGTCGACGCGGCCTCCCTGCTCAGCGCGTACGCCAAGGCCCATCCGCACGCGTGA
- a CDS encoding SulP family inorganic anion transporter translates to MVASARQQWLANPRRDLLAGTVVALALIPEAIAFSIIAGVDPAVGLYASFVIAVTISFVGGRPAMISAATGAMSLLMLGLVKEHGLQYLFAASLLCGVIQIVIGLLRLGRYVKFVSRSVMTGFVNSLAILIFLAQMPELIGANWQTYAMVAAGLVVIYGFPRITRAVPAPLVAIVTLSVFAVLAGVDVRTVGDMGQMPKTLPAFGLPQVPLTWETLSILGPVSLTLAFVGLLESLLTANLLDDLTDTPSDKDRETRGQGVANILSPLFGGMAGCAMIGQSIINVSSGGRGRLSTLWAGLFLLFLILALQEWVAQIPMAALVAVMIMVSINTFDWGAIRRMPSTPVQSSIVMIATTVTVVVTHDLSKGVMLGVLLSAVFFMRKVGKTIRVEAVDAPEGELRYRVSGQLFFASADVFAAGFEHHGHPRRVEIDLADARLWDLTGVAAVDKVVFRYRRQGAEVVVSGMTEAEQALVGKVGRHDKTHLPGSAGAH, encoded by the coding sequence ATCGTCGCTTCAGCGCGCCAACAATGGCTCGCAAATCCCCGCCGCGACCTGCTCGCGGGGACCGTGGTCGCCCTGGCCCTGATCCCGGAGGCCATCGCCTTCTCGATCATCGCGGGCGTCGATCCGGCCGTCGGCCTCTATGCCAGCTTCGTCATCGCCGTGACCATCTCGTTCGTGGGTGGCCGGCCGGCGATGATCTCGGCGGCCACCGGCGCGATGTCGCTGCTGATGCTCGGCCTCGTGAAGGAGCACGGGCTGCAGTACCTGTTCGCCGCGTCGCTGCTCTGCGGCGTCATCCAGATCGTGATCGGCCTACTCCGGCTGGGCCGCTATGTGAAGTTCGTCTCCCGCTCGGTGATGACCGGCTTCGTCAATTCGCTGGCCATCCTGATCTTCCTGGCCCAGATGCCCGAGCTGATCGGGGCCAACTGGCAGACCTACGCCATGGTCGCCGCGGGCCTCGTCGTCATCTACGGCTTCCCACGGATCACCCGGGCGGTGCCCGCGCCGCTGGTCGCCATCGTCACCTTGAGCGTCTTCGCCGTGCTCGCCGGCGTCGACGTCCGCACGGTCGGCGACATGGGTCAGATGCCGAAGACCCTGCCGGCGTTCGGCCTGCCTCAGGTTCCGCTCACCTGGGAGACCCTGAGCATTCTTGGGCCCGTGTCGCTGACCCTGGCCTTCGTCGGGCTGCTGGAGAGCCTGCTTACCGCCAACCTGCTGGACGACCTGACCGACACCCCGTCCGACAAGGACCGGGAGACCCGCGGCCAGGGGGTCGCCAACATCCTCTCGCCTCTGTTCGGCGGCATGGCCGGCTGCGCCATGATCGGCCAGTCGATCATCAACGTCTCGTCCGGCGGCCGGGGCCGGCTCTCCACCCTATGGGCAGGGCTGTTCCTGCTGTTCCTGATCCTGGCGCTTCAGGAGTGGGTGGCACAGATCCCCATGGCCGCCTTGGTCGCCGTCATGATCATGGTCTCCATCAACACCTTCGACTGGGGGGCGATCCGCCGCATGCCCTCGACGCCGGTACAGTCCTCGATCGTGATGATCGCCACTACCGTGACCGTCGTTGTCACCCACGACCTCTCCAAGGGAGTGATGCTGGGCGTTCTGCTCAGCGCCGTCTTCTTCATGCGCAAGGTCGGTAAGACCATCCGCGTGGAGGCGGTCGACGCGCCGGAGGGCGAGCTCCGCTATCGGGTCTCCGGGCAGCTGTTCTTCGCATCCGCTGACGTGTTCGCGGCCGGGTTCGAGCACCACGGCCACCCTCGCCGCGTGGAGATCGACCTCGCCGACGCCCGCCTCTGGGACCTGACCGGCGTCGCCGCGGTGGACAAGGTGGTGTTTCGCTATCGTCGCCAAGGCGCCGAGGTGGTGGTCAGCGGCATGACCGAGGCGGAACAGGCCCTGGTGGGCAAGGTGGGCCGCCACGACAAGACGCACCTCCCCGGGTCAGCGGGCGCGCACTAG
- a CDS encoding GNAT family N-acetyltransferase, with translation MPRPLIRHATTDDLAEVLALYRQLNPDDPVLDVAGAGPVWATLLGSGLTTPFVAEIEGRLVASCTLAIVPNLSRGARPYGVIENVVTDEGHRRAGLGRAVLEAALDKAWRADCYKVLLATGSRRESTLRFYEGVGFTRDAKTYFEIRRP, from the coding sequence ATGCCCAGGCCTCTGATCCGTCACGCGACGACTGACGATCTAGCCGAGGTGCTGGCGCTCTATCGGCAGCTCAATCCGGACGATCCAGTGCTCGATGTCGCCGGCGCTGGGCCGGTCTGGGCGACGCTGCTGGGCTCGGGCCTGACCACGCCGTTCGTGGCGGAGATCGAGGGGCGGCTGGTCGCGTCCTGCACGCTGGCGATCGTGCCCAACCTGTCGCGCGGCGCGCGGCCCTATGGGGTGATCGAGAACGTCGTGACGGACGAAGGCCATCGCCGCGCCGGGCTCGGGCGCGCGGTGCTGGAGGCGGCGTTGGACAAGGCCTGGCGAGCCGACTGCTACAAGGTGCTGCTGGCGACCGGGTCGCGGCGCGAGTCCACCCTGCGCTTCTACGAAGGCGTCGGGTTCACGCGCGACGCCAAGACCTATTTTGAGATCCGCCGGCCGTAG
- a CDS encoding helix-turn-helix domain-containing protein, whose amino-acid sequence MGGSDGDYGDDTLCPIAHSTGLVGDRWSILIVRELLLGQSRFQDLQAQTGASSQVLAARLKRLEADGLVERHAYSERPPRHEYRLTDKGRDLMPVILALRTWGERWCKPAGGQPATRMFHRECDTELELSGRCPKCDVLVDWHDMRAQLSTAWADERSHRAADFAEHRKA is encoded by the coding sequence ATGGGCGGGTCTGACGGCGACTATGGCGACGACACCCTGTGTCCGATCGCCCATTCCACCGGCCTGGTGGGCGACCGCTGGTCGATCCTGATCGTCCGCGAGCTGCTGCTCGGCCAGAGCCGGTTTCAGGATCTCCAGGCCCAGACCGGCGCCTCCAGCCAGGTGCTGGCCGCGCGGCTCAAGCGGCTGGAGGCTGACGGTCTGGTCGAGCGTCACGCCTACAGCGAACGTCCGCCGCGGCACGAATACCGGCTCACCGACAAGGGCCGCGACCTGATGCCGGTGATCCTGGCGCTGCGGACCTGGGGCGAGCGCTGGTGCAAGCCGGCCGGCGGCCAGCCGGCGACCCGGATGTTCCACCGTGAGTGCGACACCGAGCTGGAGCTCAGCGGCCGCTGCCCGAAATGCGACGTGCTGGTCGACTGGCACGACATGCGCGCCCAGCTCAGCACCGCCTGGGCGGACGAGCGCAGTCACCGCGCCGCGGATTTCGCCGAGCATCGCAAGGCCTAG